In a genomic window of Prochlorococcus marinus subsp. marinus str. CCMP1375:
- a CDS encoding rod shape-determining protein, with the protein MFLRRFRLSRDIGIDLGTANTLIYVQGKGIVLEEPSVVAMDLEEGEPLAVGDDAKMMLGRTPGNIRAVRPLRDGVIADFDAAEQMLKTFIQKCNEGRGIIAPRLVVGIPSGVTSVERRAVREAGLAGAREVHLIDEPVAAAIGAHLPVTEAIGTMIVDIGGGTTEVAVLSLGGTVLSESVRVAGDEINDSIGVYLKKVHNLVVGERTAEEIKIRIGSAFPNNDFDMQSMDVRGLHLLSGLPRSITLQAGDIREAMAEPLNKIVDAVKRVLERTPPELAADIVDRGIMLAGGGALVRGISDLVSHETGIFTHVAEEPLLCVVNGCGQVLDNFKRLRRVVDTPEFARNAVRD; encoded by the coding sequence GTGTTTTTAAGACGTTTCAGACTTTCTCGTGATATTGGTATTGATCTTGGCACAGCCAACACATTGATTTATGTCCAGGGTAAAGGAATAGTTTTAGAAGAACCTTCTGTAGTGGCAATGGATTTAGAAGAAGGTGAACCACTAGCCGTTGGAGACGATGCAAAGATGATGCTTGGGCGTACTCCTGGAAACATTAGAGCAGTTAGACCTTTACGAGATGGAGTAATTGCTGATTTTGATGCTGCTGAGCAAATGTTGAAAACATTTATTCAAAAGTGTAATGAAGGTCGTGGAATTATTGCTCCTAGGTTAGTCGTTGGAATCCCAAGTGGTGTAACTAGTGTGGAGCGTCGTGCGGTTCGAGAGGCTGGTTTAGCTGGAGCTAGGGAAGTTCATTTGATTGACGAACCTGTAGCTGCTGCTATCGGGGCACATCTTCCAGTGACCGAAGCAATAGGAACAATGATTGTTGATATTGGTGGTGGTACAACAGAGGTAGCAGTCCTTAGCTTGGGAGGCACTGTTTTGAGTGAATCTGTTCGAGTTGCTGGAGATGAAATTAATGATTCAATCGGTGTTTATTTAAAGAAGGTGCATAATCTTGTTGTTGGGGAGAGGACAGCCGAAGAAATCAAAATTCGTATTGGATCTGCTTTCCCAAATAATGATTTTGATATGCAATCAATGGATGTTCGTGGTCTGCATTTGTTATCTGGATTGCCTCGTTCAATTACTTTGCAGGCAGGTGATATTAGAGAAGCCATGGCTGAGCCTTTAAATAAAATTGTTGATGCAGTCAAAAGAGTTTTAGAACGGACTCCTCCTGAATTAGCAGCAGATATTGTTGATAGAGGAATTATGCTTGCAGGCGGTGGAGCATTAGTTAGAGGAATCAGTGATCTTGTCAGCCATGAAACCGGCATCTTTACTCATGTGGCTGAAGAGCCACTGCTATGTGTGGTAAATGGGTGTGGCCAAGTTCTCGACAATTTCAAGCGATTGCGACGGGTAGTTGATACACCTGAATTTGCTAGAAATGCTGTAAGGGATTAA
- the rpaB gene encoding response regulator transcription factor RpaB, translating into MLEKSNDGPGSKPASLPSATILVVDDEPAVLKVLVTRLELAGYKVVSASDGEEALDVFHREIPDLVVLDVMLPKLDGFAVCRRLRAESIVPIIFLSALEAISERVAGLDLGADDYLSKPFSPKELEARIATILRRMGPGASVAEPREIPAGQGVMKLGELVVDTNRRQVSRGGERIGLTYTEFSLLELLFRDPGKVVPRAEILEQLWGYPPRRAADLRVVDVYVARLRGKLEPDPRNPELILTVRGIGYSSQRLNEFPPVSS; encoded by the coding sequence ATGCTTGAGAAGAGCAATGATGGGCCCGGTTCAAAACCTGCCTCTCTCCCTTCTGCCACAATTTTAGTTGTTGATGATGAACCAGCAGTTTTAAAAGTCTTGGTTACCAGGCTTGAGTTAGCAGGCTATAAAGTTGTTTCAGCTTCAGATGGTGAAGAGGCTTTAGATGTTTTTCATAGGGAAATTCCTGATCTTGTCGTTCTTGATGTAATGCTTCCTAAGCTTGATGGCTTTGCTGTATGTAGGAGATTGCGAGCTGAATCAATTGTCCCGATTATTTTTCTTAGTGCTCTTGAAGCAATATCTGAGCGAGTAGCGGGACTTGACTTGGGTGCTGATGATTATTTATCTAAACCGTTTAGTCCAAAAGAGCTTGAAGCACGTATAGCCACAATATTGCGTAGAATGGGTCCTGGCGCGTCTGTAGCTGAACCTAGAGAGATTCCTGCTGGGCAAGGTGTGATGAAACTAGGTGAATTAGTTGTGGATACAAATCGTCGTCAGGTTAGTCGCGGTGGAGAAAGGATTGGTTTAACTTACACAGAGTTTAGTTTGCTTGAATTACTGTTTCGTGACCCTGGGAAAGTAGTTCCTAGAGCAGAGATACTTGAGCAGCTATGGGGATATCCTCCTAGGCGTGCTGCTGACTTAAGAGTTGTTGACGTTTATGTAGCACGTTTGCGAGGCAAGCTTGAGCCAGATCCTCGTAATCCGGAGTTAATTCTTACTGTAAGAGGCATAGGTTATTCATCTCAGAGGTTGAATGAGTTTCCTCCTGTTAGCTCTTAA
- a CDS encoding single-stranded DNA-binding protein, producing MTINSINLVGRAGRDPEVRYFESGTIVANFTIAVNRRSRNEEPDWFNLEIWGKQAQVAADYVKKGSLLGITGSFKQDQWKDKNTGENKSKPVIRVDRLELLGSKKDSFNNGVSNNQSHINQQNPNDIPF from the coding sequence GTGACCATTAATTCTATTAATCTAGTTGGAAGAGCCGGCAGAGATCCTGAAGTCAGATATTTCGAATCAGGTACCATAGTTGCAAATTTTACAATTGCAGTAAATAGACGAAGTCGTAATGAAGAACCTGATTGGTTTAATCTCGAAATTTGGGGAAAGCAAGCACAAGTAGCAGCAGATTACGTAAAGAAAGGATCTTTATTGGGAATAACTGGAAGCTTTAAGCAAGATCAATGGAAAGACAAAAATACAGGAGAGAATAAATCCAAGCCTGTAATTAGAGTAGACCGACTTGAATTATTGGGTAGCAAAAAAGATTCTTTTAACAACGGAGTGTCAAACAATCAATCTCATATAAATCAACAAAATCCTAATGATATTCCATTCTAA
- the mreC gene encoding rod shape-determining protein MreC: MINPRRKAAFRWWYKRNLWYGFAFTLFLIFVRLTKGAFLLDSFAFISRPFWPGTAQKEWITNGINLEQQIRLDLLEKDNQRLRTLLDLKNSSNKDIISAAVISRRSRDFWQQLELNKGSNHSIQRGDAVMGPGGLLGIIQSVTPTTSRTRLLTDPGSKLGVWIENKKVHGVLVGIGTNRPQLNFLEKVPNAKVGDIISTSPASTLVPPNLPVAVIQLINSDNLPSPYAVVQLIASPEAIDWVQILRFK, from the coding sequence ATGATTAACCCTCGACGAAAGGCTGCTTTTCGTTGGTGGTATAAAAGGAATTTGTGGTATGGGTTTGCTTTTACTTTATTTCTTATATTTGTTCGATTAACTAAGGGGGCATTTTTATTAGATTCTTTTGCATTTATTTCTAGACCTTTTTGGCCTGGAACAGCTCAGAAAGAATGGATAACCAATGGGATTAATCTTGAACAACAAATAAGATTGGATTTATTAGAAAAGGATAATCAACGTTTGAGAACATTATTAGATTTAAAGAATTCATCTAATAAAGATATTATCTCTGCGGCTGTTATTTCTAGAAGGTCTAGAGACTTTTGGCAGCAATTGGAGCTTAATAAAGGGTCTAATCATTCTATACAAAGAGGGGATGCAGTGATGGGACCTGGTGGCCTTTTAGGGATTATTCAGAGTGTTACTCCTACTACCTCCCGAACACGTCTGCTTACAGACCCTGGTTCTAAATTAGGGGTATGGATAGAAAATAAAAAGGTTCATGGTGTGTTAGTGGGAATTGGTACTAATCGCCCTCAATTAAATTTTTTGGAAAAAGTTCCTAATGCAAAAGTTGGAGATATTATTAGTACTTCGCCTGCCAGCACATTAGTTCCACCAAATCTTCCAGTAGCAGTGATTCAGCTAATCAATAGCGATAATTTACCTTCACCATATGCTGTTGTTCAGTTAATTGCCTCACCAGAAGCTATTGATTGGGTTCAAATCCTAAGGTTTAAATGA
- the lysS gene encoding lysine--tRNA ligase, giving the protein MSDLRETRLEKAASLRKVGKDPYALNFHPTHKTAELQSDHKDLPNGQDREIKVAVAGRVLSRRVMGKLAFFTLLDESGSIQLFLEKATLEEFDTSENQVSSFKQITDFVDAGDWLGVNGILRRTDRGELSIKVHSWKILCKSLQPLPDKWHGLADIEKRYRQRYLDLVVNPDSRKTFRRRALTVSAIRRWLDERSFLEIETPVLQSAAGGADARPFITHHNTFDIPLFLRIATELHLKRLVVGGFERVYELGRIFRNEGISTRHNPEFTSVEIYQAFADYNQMMDLTEELISSVCIEICGSTKISYQDVSLDLTPPWRRVTMQELVLEATGIDFDNFDGDQEKASSEMINLGLEVPSTADSVGRLMNEAFEQKVEPNLIQPTFVIDYPIDISPLARKHRCKEDMVERFELFIAGRETANAFSELIDPIDQRERLLAQQIRKNEGDIEAHSLDEDFLNALEVGMPPTGGLGIGIDRLVMLLTDSPSIRDVIAFPLLRPDSGSQ; this is encoded by the coding sequence TTGTCTGACCTAAGAGAAACTCGTTTAGAAAAAGCTGCTTCCTTGCGGAAAGTTGGTAAAGACCCCTATGCGCTTAATTTTCATCCAACTCATAAAACTGCTGAATTACAGTCTGATCATAAAGATTTGCCTAATGGCCAAGATAGAGAAATAAAAGTTGCAGTTGCAGGAAGAGTTCTTTCGCGTCGTGTTATGGGAAAACTGGCTTTCTTTACTTTGTTAGATGAAAGTGGTTCTATTCAGCTTTTTTTAGAGAAAGCTACTCTCGAAGAATTTGATACTTCTGAAAATCAAGTAAGTTCTTTTAAGCAAATTACCGATTTTGTTGATGCAGGAGATTGGTTAGGAGTAAATGGAATCTTGAGAAGAACAGATCGTGGTGAGTTGTCAATAAAAGTTCATTCTTGGAAGATTTTGTGCAAATCTCTTCAGCCACTCCCAGATAAGTGGCATGGTCTTGCAGATATCGAAAAGCGATATAGACAGAGATATCTTGATTTAGTTGTTAATCCAGATTCACGTAAGACTTTTAGGAGAAGGGCTTTAACAGTTAGCGCTATACGGCGATGGTTAGATGAAAGGAGTTTCTTAGAGATTGAGACCCCAGTTCTTCAGTCAGCAGCTGGAGGTGCTGATGCAAGACCTTTTATTACGCATCACAACACTTTTGACATACCTCTTTTTCTGCGTATTGCTACTGAACTTCATTTGAAAAGACTTGTTGTTGGTGGATTTGAGCGAGTTTATGAACTTGGCCGCATTTTTAGGAATGAAGGTATTAGTACTAGACATAACCCTGAATTCACCTCTGTTGAGATCTATCAAGCGTTTGCAGATTACAACCAGATGATGGATTTAACTGAGGAACTTATTTCATCAGTATGTATTGAGATCTGTGGCTCTACAAAAATCTCGTATCAGGATGTAAGCCTTGATCTCACTCCCCCTTGGAGGAGGGTGACAATGCAGGAGTTAGTTCTTGAGGCTACTGGTATAGATTTTGACAACTTTGATGGCGATCAAGAAAAAGCATCCTCTGAAATGATCAATCTTGGATTGGAAGTCCCTTCGACTGCAGATAGTGTAGGAAGATTAATGAATGAGGCTTTTGAACAAAAAGTAGAACCAAATCTTATTCAACCTACTTTTGTAATTGATTATCCGATTGACATTTCACCTTTGGCAAGAAAACATCGTTGTAAGGAAGACATGGTTGAGAGATTTGAATTATTTATTGCAGGCCGTGAAACAGCTAATGCTTTTAGTGAACTTATTGATCCAATTGATCAAAGAGAACGTCTTTTGGCGCAACAGATTCGCAAAAATGAGGGTGATATAGAAGCCCATTCATTAGATGAAGATTTTCTTAATGCATTGGAAGTTGGAATGCCCCCCACAGGCGGACTTGGCATAGGAATCGATAGGCTGGTCATGCTCTTAACTGATAGTCCATCAATACGAGATGTGATTGCTTTTCCACTGCTTCGCCCAGATTCCGGTTCTCAGTAA